The Bacteroidales bacterium DNA segment CGTTGCCGACCAGGAAATTGAAGACCGTAAGTTTAAAAAGTGTCAACTTCTCGATTGCCGGGAAGGTGCAGAAATCATCAATGATAGTCACAACTTTTTCCATATTATAGTCATACTTGGTTTCCCGGCTCATACCAGCCAACTGTGCAAAATCTTCAACAGGGACTTTATCGCTCTGCCCTCTTCTGTCGAATCGCTTGATAAAATAAGTCAACGAATGATCTTTTGACCAGATTAACCCATGTATTGGAACATCCAGGCCGGTTGCAGCGGCAAGTCTCATCGTCAGGTCTTCATTCTGTGGCATTTCGGGATAAAGATGATGCTGGGGTTTGAGAATGTATTTCCCCCTGGTGTCCACAATGTCAAATTTTCCGACTTTAATGTTCAATATAGCGCTCAACTTGGGCTGTACTCCCTGAAGGGACATCTTTGAGGCACGGTTAAATGCCTCTATTCTCTGCTCTTCAGCAGTGTACTCAAGTTCTCTCAGCGCCTTCAATCCGGGTGACAGAAGCCTGAGTCCG contains these protein-coding regions:
- a CDS encoding HipA domain-containing protein — encoded protein: MNICPITYAPCGDDLYSEAGLRLLSPGLKALRELEYTAEEQRIEAFNRASKMSLQGVQPKLSAILNIKVGKFDIVDTRGKYILKPQHHLYPEMPQNEDLTMRLAAATGLDVPIHGLIWSKDHSLTYFIKRFDRRGQSDKVPVEDFAQLAGMSRETKYDYNMEKVVTIIDDFCTFPAIEKLTLFKLTVFNFLVGNEDMHLKNFSIITREGKVTLSPCYDLVNTTIEFKKQGEEIALPVQGKKKRLTRSILIDYFGKVRCGLTSKSIDLVLGSVSSAAPKWKELIDISFLSDEMKVKYHKLLGTRLAVLGFH